In Miscanthus floridulus cultivar M001 chromosome 5, ASM1932011v1, whole genome shotgun sequence, one genomic interval encodes:
- the LOC136450779 gene encoding uncharacterized protein isoform X3, with product MISVGKAKQYANVLDKPLSRGRQEVSLSAFAFLFSELVQYNQTQVDNITELERRLEDVGYAVGVRVLELLCHREKGNRRETRLLGILSFIHSTVWKVLFGKVADSLEKGTEHEDEYMISEKELLVNRFISVPKDMGAFNCGAFVAGIVKGVLDNAGFPAIVTAHFVPIEGQQRPRTTILIKFAEEVLHREARLG from the exons ATGATCAGTGTGGGGAAGGCGAAGCAGTATGCCAACGTCCTTGACAAGCCCCTCAGCCGTGGCAGGCAGGAG GTCAGTTTGAGTGCATTTGCATTCTTGTTCTCTGAGTTGGTTCAGTACAACCAGACTCAAGTTGACAATATTACTGAGCTGGAACGGAG GCTGGAGGATGTTGGTTATGCGGTTGGTGTAAGGGTGCTTGAACTACTCTGTCACAGGGAGAAG GGAAATAGACGAGAGACACGACTTCTGGGTATTTTATCATTCATCCACAGTACTGTTTGGAAAGTGTTGTTTGGAAAG GTGGCTGACTCACTTGAGAAGGGAACAGAACATGAGGATGAATACATGATCAGTGAAAAGGAGCTTCTTGTTAACCG TTTCATTTCCGTGCCAAAAGACATGGGAGCATTCAACTGTGGAGCTTTTGTTGCGGGAATTGTAAAG GGTGTATTAGATAATGCTGGCTTTCCTGCCATAGTtactgcacattttgtgccaattGAAGGTCAGCAAAGGCCAAGGACGACAATCCTGATAAAGTTTGCTGAAGAG GTTTTACACAGAGAAGCAAGACTGGGCTGA
- the LOC136450778 gene encoding putative UDP-rhamnose:rhamnosyltransferase 1: protein MGDANGSSMHVVLLPWLAFGHILPFTELAKRIARQGHRVTLFSTPRNTRRLIRIPPELAGQIRVVDIALPRVERLPEDAEASIDLPSDDLRPYLRVAYDAAFSDKLSAILQESGPERPDWVVIDYAAYWAPAAAARHGVPCAFLSLFGAAALSFYGPPEGLMGQGKYARTKPEDLTVVPDYVPFPTTVAHRGFEARELFKPGLVPDDSGVSEGHRFGVSIGESQVVGIRSRTELESEWLQVLDKLYQKPVIPVGLFPPTPTQDIAGHVASLRWLDRQARGSVVYAAFGSEAKLTSAQLQTIALGLEASGLPFIWAFKPPADGDAEPGQGTGGLPEGFEERVNGRGLVCRGWVPQPRLLAHESVGGFLTHAGWNSISEGLSRGVRMVLLPLMFDQGLNARLLVEKKIGIEVERDEDDGTFAPKDIADALRTAMVENQGGTRVKELAEVFGNDEANDQCLRDFLRYLSEYSRQHQG from the coding sequence ATGGGGGACGCCAACGGCAGCAGTATGCACGTCGTGCTGCTGCCATGGCTGGCCTTCGGCCACATCCTCCCCTTCACGGAGCTCGCCAAGCGCATAGCTCGGCAGGGCCACCGGGTCACCCTCTTCTCCACGCCAAGAAACACCCGGCGGTTAATCCGCATCCCTCCAGAACTCGCGGGGCAAATCCGCGTCGTTGACATCGCCCTGCCCCGCGTGGAGCGCCTGCCGGAGGACGCCGAGGCGAGCATAGACCTCCCATCCGACGACCTCCGCCCGTACCTCCGCGTAGCATACGACGCCGCCTTCTCCGACAAGCTCTCGGCTATCCTGCAAGAGTCCGGACCGGAGCGGCCGGACTGGGTGGTCATCGACTACGCCGCGTACTGGGCGCCCGCGGCCGCGgcgaggcacggcgtgccgtgcgcGTTCCTGAGCCTGTTCGGCGCCGCGGCGCTCAGTTTCTATGGCCCCCCGGAGGGGCTCATGGGACAAGGCAAGTACGCCAGGACGAAGCCGGAGGACCTCACCGTGGTGCCCGACTACGTGCCGTTCCCGACCACCGTCGCGCACCGCGGCTTCGAGGCGCGCGAGCTGTTCAAGCCAGGCTTGGTCCCGGACGATTCCGGCGTGTCGGAGGGCCACCGGTTCGGCGTGTCCATCGGAGAAAGCCAGGTCGTAGGCATCCGGAGCAGAACTGAGCTTGAGTCGGAGTGGCTGCAGGTGCTTGACAAGCTCTACCAGAAGCCGGTGATCCCGGTCGGCCTGTTCCCTCCGACGCCCACACAAGACATCGCTGGCCACGTGGCGTCTTTGCGGTGGCTGGACAGACAGGCTCGGGGCTCCGTCGTGTACGCGGCCTTCGGCAGCGAGGCGAAGCTGACGAGCGCACAGCTCCAAACAATCGCGCTAGGTCTGGAGGCTTCCGGCCTGCCGTTCATCTGGGCGTTCAAGCCGCCAGCCGACGGCGACGCCGAACCGGGACAAGGCACAGGCGGGTTGCCGGAAGGCTTCGAGGAGCGTGTCAATGGCCGGGGATTGGTCTGCCGCGGCTGGGTGCCTCAACCCAGGCTGTTGGCCCATGAATCGGTTGGTGGGTTTCTGACCCACGCCGGCTGGAACTCCATCTCCGAAGGCCTCTCGCGGGGCGTCAGGATGGTGCTGCTGCCGCTGATGTTCGATCAGGGCCTCAACGCCAGGCTTCTTGTGGAGAAGAAGATCGGCATTGAGGTGGAGAGGGACGAAGACGACGGCACGTTCGCGCCCAAAGACATCGCGGATGCTCTGAGGACGGCCATGGTGGAGAACCAAGGCGGGACTAGGGTCAAGGAACTGGCCGAGGTGTTTGGAAATGATGAGGCGAATGATCAGTGCCTGCGAGATTTCCTCCGGTATCTGTCCGAATACAGCAGGCAGCATCAAGGGTAG
- the LOC136450779 gene encoding uncharacterized protein isoform X1 has product MISVGKAKQYANVLDKPLSRGRQEVSLSAFAFLFSELVQYNQTQVDNITELERRFRAEQRRQSREYIIFRLQSSSTSRADNRARDLEKGPTEDKQSRQQTSREQSGGGGHTRRKGPTEAQSSGAGAEGPDRLHGKGGRPSGRAQQAPWLGRTTKRRCSAGSAAGAAGRWTRAESAPSGGRDFPREEATWAPFPNDRHPASVARL; this is encoded by the exons ATGATCAGTGTGGGGAAGGCGAAGCAGTATGCCAACGTCCTTGACAAGCCCCTCAGCCGTGGCAGGCAGGAG GTCAGTTTGAGTGCATTTGCATTCTTGTTCTCTGAGTTGGTTCAGTACAACCAGACTCAAGTTGACAATATTACTGAGCTGGAACGGAG GttcagagcagagcagaggaggcagagcagagagTATATAATATTCAGACTTCAGAGCAGCAGTACAAGCAGAGCAGACAACAGAGCACGAGATTTGGAAAAGGGCCCGACGGAAGACAAGCAGAGCAGACAGCAGACAAGCAGAGAGCAGAGTGGAGGCGGGGGGCATACCAGGCGGAAGGGCCCGACGGAGGCGcagtcaagcggagcaggggcggaaGGGCCCGATAGGCTCCACGGCAAGGGCGGACGGCCAAGCGGAAGGGCCCAACAGGCTCCATGGCTGGGGCGGACGACCAAGCGGAGATGCAGCGCCGGCTCCGCGGCAGGGGCGGCCGGCCGGTGGACACGAGCAGAGTCCGCGCCCAGTGGAGGTCGAG ATTTCCCACGCGAAGAAGCTACCTGGGCGCCCTTCCCCAACGACCGGCATCCGGCATCCGTGGCGCGGTTGTAG
- the LOC136450779 gene encoding uncharacterized protein isoform X4 codes for MPTSLTSPSAVAGRSLSAFAFLFSELVQYNQTQVDNITELERRLEDVGYAVGVRVLELLCHREKGNRRETRLLGILSFIHSTVWKVLFGKVADSLEKGTEHEDEYMISEKELLVNRFISVPKDMGAFNCGAFVAGIVKGVLDNAGFPAIVTAHFVPIEGQQRPRTTILIKFAEEVLHREARLG; via the exons ATGCCAACGTCCTTGACAAGCCCCTCAGCCGTGGCAGGCAGGAG TTTGAGTGCATTTGCATTCTTGTTCTCTGAGTTGGTTCAGTACAACCAGACTCAAGTTGACAATATTACTGAGCTGGAACGGAG GCTGGAGGATGTTGGTTATGCGGTTGGTGTAAGGGTGCTTGAACTACTCTGTCACAGGGAGAAG GGAAATAGACGAGAGACACGACTTCTGGGTATTTTATCATTCATCCACAGTACTGTTTGGAAAGTGTTGTTTGGAAAG GTGGCTGACTCACTTGAGAAGGGAACAGAACATGAGGATGAATACATGATCAGTGAAAAGGAGCTTCTTGTTAACCG TTTCATTTCCGTGCCAAAAGACATGGGAGCATTCAACTGTGGAGCTTTTGTTGCGGGAATTGTAAAG GGTGTATTAGATAATGCTGGCTTTCCTGCCATAGTtactgcacattttgtgccaattGAAGGTCAGCAAAGGCCAAGGACGACAATCCTGATAAAGTTTGCTGAAGAG GTTTTACACAGAGAAGCAAGACTGGGCTGA
- the LOC136450779 gene encoding uncharacterized protein isoform X2, with the protein MISVGKAKQYANVLDKPLSRGRQEVSLSAFAFLFSELVQYNQTQVDNITELERRFRAEQRRQSREYIIFRLQSSSTSRADNRARDLEKGPTEDKQSRQQTSREQSGGGGHTRRKGPTEAQSSGAGAEGPDRLHGKGGRPSGRAQQAPWLGRTTKRRCSAGSAAGAAGRWTRAESAPSGGREATWAPFPNDRHPASVARL; encoded by the exons ATGATCAGTGTGGGGAAGGCGAAGCAGTATGCCAACGTCCTTGACAAGCCCCTCAGCCGTGGCAGGCAGGAG GTCAGTTTGAGTGCATTTGCATTCTTGTTCTCTGAGTTGGTTCAGTACAACCAGACTCAAGTTGACAATATTACTGAGCTGGAACGGAG GttcagagcagagcagaggaggcagagcagagagTATATAATATTCAGACTTCAGAGCAGCAGTACAAGCAGAGCAGACAACAGAGCACGAGATTTGGAAAAGGGCCCGACGGAAGACAAGCAGAGCAGACAGCAGACAAGCAGAGAGCAGAGTGGAGGCGGGGGGCATACCAGGCGGAAGGGCCCGACGGAGGCGcagtcaagcggagcaggggcggaaGGGCCCGATAGGCTCCACGGCAAGGGCGGACGGCCAAGCGGAAGGGCCCAACAGGCTCCATGGCTGGGGCGGACGACCAAGCGGAGATGCAGCGCCGGCTCCGCGGCAGGGGCGGCCGGCCGGTGGACACGAGCAGAGTCCGCGCCCAGTGGAGGTCGAG AAGCTACCTGGGCGCCCTTCCCCAACGACCGGCATCCGGCATCCGTGGCGCGGTTGTAG
- the LOC136453588 gene encoding E3 ubiquitin-protein ligase PUB23-like: protein MASAPGEVPSHFLCPISLQLMREPVTLPTGISYDRAAITRWLAAPAPVGGRTCPVTRVPLPPQPQLTPNHTLRRLIHAWLASLSPEAEVDDDVAALRGPVPGSEVAALLSDAAAAQVEALKRLRELVAECEDNRAVLESQDRVFDTLSRVVSSADACSTAREEAVGVLASLRIPEPELAGVVARHSNLGEALTAVLRSSNLKSRANAALLVRSLSEAAWPTWVIGLSQELLAEVVRVVRDRVSTQATKAALHALAALCPYGRTRVKIVGAGAVPAIVDLLLDDPERRVNEIALVALDRLCTCAEGRAELVAHAAGLAVVGKKVLRVSEAASERAVRVLRSVARHAATPAVLQEMAQSGVVAKLCAALRSEQCGVRTKERAHEVLKLHSRTWRNSPCLSPKILELYPS, encoded by the coding sequence ATGGCGAGCGCGCCGGGCGAGGTGCCGTCCCACTTCCTCTGCCCCATCTCACTGCAGCTCATGCGGGAACCCGTCACGCTGCCCACCGGCATCTCCTACGACCGCGCCGCTATCACCCGCTGGctggccgcgcccgcgcccgtcgGCGGCCGCACCTGCCCGGTCACGCGCGTGCCGCTCCCGCCGCAGCCCCAGCTGACGCCCAACCACACCCTCCGCCGCCTCATCCACGCCTGGCTCGCGTCCCTCTCACCCGAGGCGGAGGTCGACGACGACGTGGCCGCGCTGCGGGGGCCCGTGCCGGGCTCCGAGGTGGCCGCGCTGCTGTCCGACGCCGCCGCGGCGCAGGTTGAGGCGCTCAAGAGGCTGCGGGAGCTGGTGGCCGAGTGCGAGGACAACCGGGCGGTTCTCGAGTCCCAGGACAGGGTGTTCGACACCTTGTCTCGCGTCGTCAGCAGTGCCGATGCGTGCTCGACGGCGCGCGAGGAGGCCGTCGGGGTCCTCGCGTCGCTCCGGATTCCGGAGCCGGAGCTGGCCGGCGTCGTGGCCAGGCACAGCAACCTCGGGGAGGCACTCACGGCCGTCCTCCGCTCGTCGAACCTGAAGTCGCGCGCGAACGCCGCTCTGCTCGTTAGGTCCCTCTCGGAAGCGGCCTGGCCGACCTGGGTCATCGGGCTGAGCCAGGAGCTTCTCGCCGAGGTTGTCCGCGTGGTCCGCGACCGTGTCTCGACGCAGGCGACCAAGGCAGCGCTGCACGCCCTCGCGGCGCTCTGCCCCTACGGCCGGACCCGCGTCAAGATcgtgggcgcgggcgcggtgCCGGCGATCGTGGACCTCCTGCTCGACGACCCCGAGAGGCGTGTCAACGAGATCGCGCTCGTGGCGCTGGACCGGCTGTGCACGTGCGCCGAGGGTCGCGCTGAGCTGGTCGCGCACGCGGCGGGGCTGGCCGTGGTGGGCAAGAAGGTGCTGCGGGTGTCGGAGGCCGCGAGCGAGCGGGCGGTGCGCGTACTGCGCTCCGTGGCGCGCCACGCAGCGACGCCAGCCGTGCTGCAGGAGATGGCGCAGTCCGGCGTCGTGGCCAAGCTCTGCGCGGCGCTGCGGTCAGAGCAGTGCGGGGTGAGGACCAAGGAGAGGGCGCATGAGGTGCTCAAGCTGCACTCCAGGACCTGGAGGAACTCGCCCTGCCTATCTCCAAAAATTTTGGAGCTCTACCCTTCGTGA
- the LOC136450779 gene encoding uncharacterized protein isoform X5, translating into MAGADDQAEMQRRLRGRGGRPVDTSRVRAQWRSRLEDVGYAVGVRVLELLCHREKGNRRETRLLGILSFIHSTVWKVLFGKVADSLEKGTEHEDEYMISEKELLVNRFISVPKDMGAFNCGAFVAGIVKGVLDNAGFPAIVTAHFVPIEGQQRPRTTILIKFAEEVLHREARLG; encoded by the exons ATGGCTGGGGCGGACGACCAAGCGGAGATGCAGCGCCGGCTCCGCGGCAGGGGCGGCCGGCCGGTGGACACGAGCAGAGTCCGCGCCCAGTGGAGGTCGAG GCTGGAGGATGTTGGTTATGCGGTTGGTGTAAGGGTGCTTGAACTACTCTGTCACAGGGAGAAG GGAAATAGACGAGAGACACGACTTCTGGGTATTTTATCATTCATCCACAGTACTGTTTGGAAAGTGTTGTTTGGAAAG GTGGCTGACTCACTTGAGAAGGGAACAGAACATGAGGATGAATACATGATCAGTGAAAAGGAGCTTCTTGTTAACCG TTTCATTTCCGTGCCAAAAGACATGGGAGCATTCAACTGTGGAGCTTTTGTTGCGGGAATTGTAAAG GGTGTATTAGATAATGCTGGCTTTCCTGCCATAGTtactgcacattttgtgccaattGAAGGTCAGCAAAGGCCAAGGACGACAATCCTGATAAAGTTTGCTGAAGAG GTTTTACACAGAGAAGCAAGACTGGGCTGA